GAGAGAACGATGCTAGATCGAGAAGCCAGTTTCACAGCACTCAAAAAAacgtgagagagagaaagcgtCTTGGGCAGAACCTGTAGTTGAGCGGACAACAAGAGGGCGGCCCCGGGCCAGAGGAATCTGCCCCGAGTCGGTTTCGGATGTAATTCTATGGAGGCCTTTGGATAACACATTAGACCAGGTTAGCCGTGAAGATTGTGAGCAAAAAGCTAGCGTGGCATGAGTTTGGATTTCTAGTTTTCAATTGGTAAGCAACACTGAGCTCGTCCCAAAGTCATTATCATATGAATGTCAGCGACGACAAGCAGTTCCCACTCCCCCCCGTCTTTAAACCAGACCAACGCTAATCGCAGCCAACGCAAAGTCCATGAAGCCCGCGTTGGTGTCCAGGATGTTGGTGTTGAACTCGGCCGAGGTCGGGTAGAAGTTGCCGGAGGGGCCGAACTCCAAGGTGTATCCGTAGACCTTGTTGACGCCGGGCTTGGCCCAGAAGCGGGAGAAGGCATAGTCGTCGCTGGCGCCGGAGGTAGGGTACAGGCCAACGGCCTGGATGGCGGTGTAggcgcggccgccgacggccttcATGGCGTTGAcggtggcggaggcgacggcccggatgttggcgaggtcggcggccgggaTGTACTCCTTGTACGCGGCATCGCCGACGGGACCGCGCTTGCCGTCGTaggcggcgttgaggaagttcatggcggtggaggtcgtctggtcgtcgtcgtcgccccagCTGTAgaggaggtcgccgacggcggagTGGATGTCCATGAACCACCTGATGTTGGGGAAGGAGTCGTAGACGGAGACGAGGTTCTTGGTCTCGGgctcggaggcggcggcggtgccgtaGAAGGTCTCGGACCTGGGCGAGGTGGAGGCGGGGGCCTCGGACGGGTCGAAGTACTTCTTGAAGTTCCAGAGGAAGTCGAAGTTGCGGttgatgtcgacgccgacggagGCGCCGCTCGAGCCGGACTTTGTGTTGCGGTTCTTGCGCCAGAGGGAGCCGGACGACTGGTCGTAGGCGACGCCATCGGCGTTCAcgagggggaagaagacgatgccggcggcgagcacGCTCTTGACCTGGGCGTTGGTGTAGGACTTCTTGCCGTAGACGAGGCCGCTTCCGGACTTGTTCGCGGCGAGCAGGTCGGACACCCAGTAGATGATGTTGTCGGGGCCGCCGCGCTCGCGGGcgtggacggcggcgctgaagTACAGGTGGTACTTTGACTTGTCGgtcccggcgccgacgtAGTAGGCGTACTGGGTGGCGCCGTTGAAGGTCTTGGAGGGCAGGGTGAGGGAGCCGATGCCGTAGTTCctgacgagggcgtcggcggccgactTGATCTCGGCGACGTTCATGATGCTGGCG
This genomic interval from Colletotrichum higginsianum IMI 349063 chromosome 9, whole genome shotgun sequence contains the following:
- a CDS encoding Zinc carboxypeptidase, with the translated sequence MKYSLIASLILQSTVVLGELLPVYLQGPTPSHFRDIVRNDTYDFGCRAVAKPSEDGSHYKLHAWLTEEQIEHLSKEYEMVPEVSLHRRTLDKRANAPIGTGDRFAAGTISPVGLGTQASGKTIASIMNVAEIKSAADALVRNYGIGSLTLPSKTFNGATQYAYYVGAGTDKSKYHLYFSAAVHARERGGPDNIIYWVSDLLAANKSGSGLVYGKKSYTNAQVKSVLAAGIVFFPLVNADGVAYDQSSGSLWRKNRNTKSGSSGASVGVDINRNFDFLWNFKKYFDPSEAPASTSPRSETFYGTAAASEPETKNLVSVYDSFPNIRWFMDIHSAVGDLLYSWGDDDDQTTSTAMNFLNAAYDGKRGPVGDAAYKEYIPAADLANIRAVASATVNAMKAVGGRAYTAIQAVGLYPTSGASDDYAFSRFWAKPGVNKVYGYTLEFGPSGNFYPTSAEFNTNILDTNAGFMDFALAAISVGLV